The genomic DNA AGACCTACGAGTGTGCTTCACATGTTATACGATGTCAATTACTCAGAGATGGAATTCGAATGGGATTCTGAGTTGGATCATTGCGTCGCCGATTCAGTGTGCTTCTCCGAAACGCCGGGAGAATTTGGATTTGGCCCAGCCGAGGAAACAATTAACGTCATTGACCCAAAGCGTGTCTTGAGTGGAATTCCGAATGGAAAAGGAGCGAGCAAGGCTCGTGCTTCTATGGTCACTTGGGATGTGCGCCATCCCAACTCCTCTTCTAATGCAAGGCCTTGGGCCAAGGCTTTGGATGCGTTCCTTTCACAAGTCGCTGGACGCGAATTCGCTTTAATTCAGGACGAGGGGAAAACCAAGTTGGTCGAACATCCATTGTCTCTTCGTCGCCGTGAGCTTGGCGTCGATTTCTCTTTTATCACTAATGCCAGCTGGGATAAGGAATTCCTGCATGGCGCTCGCCCTGGTCTAGCTATTCTTGCTATCCCATACGCGCTGGCCTTCTTGTTCCTTGCATTAGCATTGCGTCGAACACACGTGGATGCATCCCCCGTTCCAGCAACTTCGGTGCACTGGCACAAACGCCTGCGCACAAAGTTAATAAACTACTTTTGGATGTACCATCAATCGGCCAAGTTGGGACTTGCGCTTTTGTATGTCGTGTGTGCCCATGGTGCACTGGCATTTACTCAAGGCTTCCTCAACTTATTTGACATGCAAGGAAACTGGGCCAGTACAGCCCTTGCCCCCGTCATTGTCCTCGGAGTCATGGTTGACTCCGCCCTTGTCTTTAACACGGAGATGGAACGACAGCTTGTTACCTCTCAAACGGCTGGTGCTCAGACACAGACGCAAGCGCCAGAAAGCGACTCGGACACGGAGCCTGACGAAAGCACCACTATGCTTCGTACATCGTCGTCTGGCGACATGTCAGTTGCCAGTGACATGCCGGCCCATCTGGAATTGCATCATGGAGACGGCCCGGCATTCTCTACGACAAGTGTCCCGCATCTCGTTGGAAAAGCACTGGGTGGGGTTGGGCCCACGCTTTTTTTGCGCACAGTGCTTATGATCGTCGCACTGTTGTTTTGTGTTATTCTTCCGGTCCGCTTGTCGGAAAGTGTTGCACTTCATGTTGCCATCAGCTTGATTATTGTCGGGATCGCACAGTTTACTGTTCTTCCAGCGGCATTTTCCATCGATTCAGGTGTTGCGTTGCGTGCACAAAACACCAAGCTAATTGAAGAGAATCGGAATGTGACGACAACATGGCTCCAATCGGCCCTGTCGCCATGGCTTGCGAGAGAGATGGGGCAATTGATTGTCCTGGTCTGCGTTTTTGGAACCTTGGCTTTTGGTATCGCTGGAGCATCGCGTTTGACTATTGGCATGGAGAATCAATCCATGGTTCGTGCAACATCCCCTCTCCGCGCCTACTTTGATACGTCGGATATGTTTGCTAATTTTGGACCTCAAACATGGTGGAACGATAACGTGGTCGAAGAGTTGGATAATGAAGATATACGTCATATGTGCAGCAGCATTCCAGGGTGTGAAAAGAATTCAGAGGAAAGTCTTGCAGAGGCTGCACGTTATTGGTCTTCCCCACTCTTTGCACAAACCAGTGAGATGTGGATAAATGATTATCTTGCTTGGTTGCACCCTGTGAATGAATATTGCTGTCGTGTTCGTCTTGACAATTCAACACAGCTGTGCTCTCAAGAAGATCTACCTTATGAATGCCGCCCATGCATGCAGGATCAGGAACCGTCTTACACGTGGGACTTGAAGGGACTACCCGAAGGCGAGGAAGCTGACAGGTTTTTGAAAGCGTTTCAGCGGTTTATTCCCTCACCTGAATGTCCATACGGGCTATCAGAGCTTGGGTTGAAACGGTATCGTTATCCTTTTGCGGCACACAATTCATTCACCACCACTATGGTTCCTTTGCGGACCCATAAAGATCGTCAACAGGCACTCTATGCCTTGAATTATTTGAAGCAAGTGATCGCAAAACTAAGTATTCATAACTTCGGCTTCTTGCCCTCAACAAATACTCTTCCGCTAATGCCTCTTGCACAAGAAAAACATATTCGTGCTTGGCTAACGCTTATTCTCAGCATCACCGCCATCACCATGGCCCTCATCCTAGGCATTGTCCTGGGCTCCATCCGCCTTGCAGCCCTGGTCTTTACCACCACGGCTTGCACTTCCATCACTCTGGTTGGAACCATGGGCTGGGTCGGTATCCCTCTCGATGTCATTACCTTCGTTTGCCTCGGCGTCTGTACCGCTACGGCCGCTGGTGCCGCTACACAAGTGGTCCGTGCATACATTTATGCGCCGCCGGATCACGTTTCACACCTCTCTCCTCCtcgcaaggagcgcgcagcgcgtgtCGCCTATGCGTTAGGCAACGGTGGCCTTGTTTTCATACATGGCCCGCTAGCTACCTGTGCGTATGTCGcactggcgctcggcattgCCCCTGTGGCTATGGCCTGTCGTATTGCCGGGTCCCTGTGGCTTCTTCTCGGTGCAATTTGCACATTCTACACGCTCCTTGTCCTTCCTGTCCTCCTGAGTATGTACGGAGGTCATGGGTATGATCGCACGAGTGACAAGCAGCACCTCGTTGCACGCCTCCGCGAGCAACAGCCAGACCCCGTACATGCTTTGTAATCGTACGTAGTCTCCCCGCTATATTCCATGAAGGCCGTGCAACTCGAACAGCCGCCCAATGGTGCCAAGAaaggcgagcgccacgtcgtcgccgtgcgTGATGTGCCCATGCCCAGGCTCCATGGAAACATGGTCTTGGTCAAAATCCTTGCAGCAGGGATGAACCGGCGTGACGAATGGTCCGCACTGGGTCTCTACCCCGGACTGACCTTTGAGAATGCGACGCTGGGTTGCGATGGCTGCGGCGTAGTGGTCGACCCTACGACGCTGGAGCCGAAAGCTTATGCGCCTCTGTACCTGATCACACCCTCACGTGGCTGGCTTCGCGATCCGGCGGgccccgaggcggcgctgccgaacGCCCCCAACAGTATCCGTAAGAACGAGTACGGTGGTGAGGGCTTTGCCATCCTCGGTGCGACACGCGGCGTGTGCGGTGCTGGTACGTTTACCGAGTACATGGGCGTGGACCCCTCTCAGCTCATCCCCATTCCCAAGCATCTGACGGCGGTACAAAGTGCGGCGTTGCCCTGCGCAGCCGTTACCGCGTACCGCGCTGCGTTTACCAAAGCCAACATCCAGTCTGGGCAAAATGTCTTGATTACCGGTATCGGTGGTGGTGTGGCGCTcatggcgctgcagctcgttgtggcggccggcgcgaaCGTGTACGTCACCGGCGGTTCCCCCGAAAAGATTGAGCGTGCCAAAACGCTTGGCGCGAAAGGCGGTGCGCTGtaccgcgacgccgactgGCCCAAACAAGTCCGAGGCCTGCTCTCTGCCGAGCGCCCTTACTTGGATGCGGTAGTCGATTCAGCAGGTGGCGAAATCAGCGCACAGGCGATCCAGGCCGGTCTGCGGGACGGCGGCAAGGTCGCCGTGTTTGGCATGACGGCAGTGCCCAAAACGACGTTTTCGATGCGCGAAGTGCTCAAGAACGTGGATCTACAAGGTACGTGAATGGGCTAACTCAGGCACGACCCTCGGCTCTGCGCACGAGTTTGCCGAGTGCATGCGTTTCATTGAGCGCCATCAGATCCAGCCGTGCATCGACACGGTGCTGGATGGGCTGGACAAGGTCAATGAcggcctggcgctccttgccAATGCAGAGAAGCGCTCCGGCGGCAAAGTCGTGCTGAAAGTAAGCAGTGTGTCGAGCCAGGCTACGCTGTGATTACTGTTGCTGCTGTTGCTTTTCCTGTTCTTGCAAGAGCTTGTGGGATCCTTTTTGCAGCACAACACACATATCCCTGTTGTTAGAAAGAGTACATACCGATCCTGCGAGCTGATGCGCACAAACCGGAACAAGTGCATCGCCTGGGGATCGCCCTGCCACTCGCGCAGAATAGACACATTGATATCGTTGCAGAGGTCCGGAACTTCCATGCCTTCACGGTACTCGCGCTTCTCTTTTTCAATCCTCTCTTCGAGCTCCAAGAGTTGCTTGGACTTGGGACGTCCCGGGCGCTGTTCGGCCTGCAATGCtgccagctcgtcgtcgtggcGGCCGAGGTAAAAGGTATTGATAAAGTCGTGCAATGCATATAGATCAGGGAGGTGAGTTTTTTCATCCGACAAGAGCAGGACAAAGGTCATGATGCGGTCGACTGGGTGAGCGACACAACGTACCCTTGGCCGAACGCACACGGTTGCGCACGCCTTGCGCCTCGTTGAgacggcgctggcgcagaGCAATACGAGAGCGTTGGAATGCGTGCCGAGAGTTGGGATGCACAGAGTTCTTTTGCATCAACGTCTTGGACGTATGCTACGGTCAGCACCGCAGCGGCCTACTTTTTTCCCCCCCATCGTGAAACAGCGCAAAAAAATTTGGTGGGGGCCCTCCACCAAGCAAGCGGTACAACGCGGCAAATGCCCGGCTCACTTCTACGGTAGTCTACTTCGCCGCAATGGCCATGGCCGAGCGGTGGATCACATGCAGGTACACGAAAATGTTGCCAAAGAAGGCGATggtgcgcaggagcgaggtgcgacgcgtcgagcagcgcacgtaCGCAATGTCGAACAGGATACGGGTCACGACGTACACCAGCGCCATGCGGTTCATGAACGACGCGGGGAGGCCAGCGACATAGCCGCAGAGCTAATGTTAGTAGAGCAACTCACCAAAGTACCGATATAGATCGGGAGGTTCTCGAAACCATTGGCCTGGCACGACTGGCAGCGCAGTACGGTCTTCTCGAGCTCCGTGTGCTCCGATTTCTTGTCACCAAGAGCCGGGCGCGCAGCAATCTGCGTCACAAACGCACGCGGGTTCTCATTCTGCCAGACAAAACGGCCTTTGGAGCGGTTCACAAGGTAGATGGAGTACCAGTGGGCTGTGGTAAGCATCGCGCGATGGCGGATACGTacggagcgccgcgagaaGGAACACAACAGGAATCGAAAAGAACGAGTAGTTCGGTGCGTTTCCAAACAAGAGTTTTTGCACACAAGAAGCCATGGTGGGGTGGGACACGCACTCATCTGGGCCGGTCCCTCGTTGCGGGGCAACTGCACGTGAAAATAGTGCTGCACGGGCCAATCAGGGATACACCTCGGCCCAAGGCGCGCTATGGCAGAATGGCCGCCCCTCTTGGATGACGTTCCGTGGGTGCCGGACCACTGGACCTATCTAGCGGAAGGAGCCGCGAATGTCCTTCTCCGATATGTTGGCCCTAGCCAATGGCCGTTTGTCACTCGCGACGGAGAAGGTACGCAGCTTTTAGCACTGCGTTTGCCCAAACGGCAGTACAAGCGTCCTGTGTGCCAGACGGTGCCTGTGGACGAATACATCGACAAGGTCATTAGCCGTATTCTACCTAAAGATTCATTGCCTGTTCTCCAGCGCATACCCCACGATGTAAATAATCAGCCGAGCCCAGGGCTGCGCGCCTTTCTCCGTGAAATGACACAGCGCTGCGAACCCCAGCGACCAGAAAGCCGCCGCAAGGCTGGAGAGATTGATGTTAATACAAAAGCGATCTGGGCGACGCAGGATCTGTGTGGCTCTGCAGCAGACACCGCCCCTCGCCTCGTCGTTGAAATCAAGGTACGTGCGCCGACTGACCCAGCCTAAATGTGGATTCCTTTTCGATGGCCCTACTGTTTATCCGCCCAAGCGCGTGCATTCTCGCTATCGGATTCAACGTATCTACAAGGCCGCTGTTGCTTCAGCCCAATATGCGCCTGATTCGTATCGCCGCCCTGCCATTTCGCGGTCCGAGTTTGACACCTACTATGACCCCCTGGATTTCTATCACGAGGACCCTGAccgccagcggcgcgctaTCAGGGCGCTTTGCGCCGACTGGGCCCTGGCGCGGTCCAACAACCTTGACGTGTGGTACGATGGGCAGAAGATCTTTCTAAAAACAGTAGGTTTCTATTTTTGACAAGCAGGACGCCACGGTGTTGCAATCTGTCACAAATGCAGAATCTACGGAACCAAATGCGATCTGTGATGCTCTAGCGCGCAAGATAGAGCATGTTCTATTTCAGCCCAACAACCAGCGAGATTTACAAAACATGGTACATCAACAAGCTCGCTTTGATCCTATTGGTATCGAAAATATTGCCAAGTTCTGGCACGACGTCACCCGGACAAATCTTTCAGACGCCAACGATCCGAATAAAGTGACGCCCATGGCACGGGCGTTATTCACGCCGCCAACGCTGCAAGATTTCACTTCTATGTTAACTTATTCTGATCTAGGCACTCGAATTGGACCCTCCGCCctccggcacgcgctcttGGCGTACCTGCTTAGTGCATCACTAAAAGATGCTAGTTTGTTCCTCGAGGCACAGCCAAGCGCTCGCTTGTGTTGGGTCGATCTTGACCCCAAGCCAATCACAAAGGTCCCTGATTATGTCACAGCTGATCGGGCAGTACATGAGTGTTTTCAGGATTGGCTGGAATGCGCGAACTAATTGCGCCGACAAGAGCCAGTCACTTGACAGTTGCGCCATAGAATTGGCCGAAATTCTACACTCATGCACGGGGCAGCTAGAAACTACAAAGCCAATCATTTTCGCTACTTTCCTTGGCACGTACATCGACATCTGCAAGGCGCGTTCAACTCGCGCAGCAATCAGGGGTGGGGTCCAGTCCGTTTAGAGCCTTGCTTCGCCCGGAACTGTACCGACGACCGCCATCGCCGACTTGGTCCAATTTAAACCCGACGCCCCCTCCTTACGAGCACCCCTGTCTATTCCACACCACTGACATGATCTGCCGTCCCATCGCTCTCTGGGCGGCATTGGCCCTCGTCGCCTCCGTGCTCATTATGAGCTCCAAGTCGTCGATGGAGATCCGCACCCCCTTcttccgccgccgcttcACTCATTTGGACATTAGCTCGAAGCTTGATGCCAAGGCTCACAAAGGCACAGATGAGGGTGTGCAACATGATTCCCCCAATGTCCCTGATGGCTCGCAACTCATTAGCCTGCCCGTCGGCCAGCACGGCGAAAAAATTGCCGTGTACTggtccgcctcgccgaaCAACCCCAAGGTGGAGCACGCGTTTGTGATGATGCACGGCCGTCTGCGCGATGGTGACCACTACTGGACCGTCATGAACAATGCTCTTAAGGCTGCCCAGAAGGCCAACTACGGTGGTGCCCGGAAGGAGTCGATCATTGTCGCCCCCGAGATGTATTCCACCAAGCTGAACAAGGGACAGTACGATGCCAAGACCCTTGCCTGGGGTGAGACGAACGCCTGGCAAGCCGGCGGTATTGCTACCCACCCTAAGGGCACCAACCTTACCTCGATGGACGCGCTGGACGCCATTCTCGACCACTTCTCCGACCGCCAGGCTTTCCCTAGCATGAAGAACATCACGCTCGTTGGTCACGGCGGCGGTGGTCAGCTCATGAACCGCTACGCTG from Malassezia japonica chromosome 1, complete sequence includes the following:
- a CDS encoding propionate--CoA ligase (COG:I; EggNog:ENOG503NYF6), whose amino-acid sequence is MKAVQLEQPPNGAKKGERHVVAVRDVPMPRLHGNMVLVKILAAGMNRRDEWSALGLYPGLTFENATLGCDGCGVVVDPTTLEPKAYAPLYLITPSRGWLRDPAGPEAALPNAPNSIRKNEYGGEGFAILGATRGVCGAGTFTEYMGVDPSQLIPIPKHLTAVQSAALPCAAVTAYRAAFTKANIQSGQNVLITGIGGGVALMALQLVVAAGANVYVTGGSPEKIERAKTLGAKGGALYRDADWPKQVRGLLSAERPYLDAVVDSAGGEISAQAIQAGLRDGGKVAVFGMTAVPKTTFSMREVLKNVDLQGTTLGSAHEFAECMRFIERHQIQPCIDTVLDGLDKVNDGLALLANAEKRSGGKVVLKVSSVSSQATL
- the TMA16 gene encoding translation machinery-associated protein 16 (EggNog:ENOG503P4GE; COG:S), which encodes MQKNSVHPNSRHAFQRSRIALRQRRLNEAQGVRNRVRSAKVDRIMTFVLLLSDEKTHLPDLYALHDFINTFYLGRHDDELAALQAEQRPGRPKSKQLLELEERIEKEKREYREGMEVPDLCNDINVSILREWQGDPQAMHLFRIGMYSF
- a CDS encoding uncharacterized protein (TransMembrane:4 (o16-39i94-112o118-135i142-160o); COG:S; EggNog:ENOG503PG9Y), which gives rise to MASCVQKLLFGNAPNYSFFSIPVVFLLAALPHWYSIYLVNRSKGRFVWQNENPRAFVTQIAARPALGDKKSEHTELEKTVLRCQSCQANGFENLPIYIGTLLCGYVAGLPASFMNRMALVYVVTRILFDIAYVRCSTRRTSLLRTIAFFGNIFVYLHVIHRSAMAIAAK